In the genome of Altererythrobacter sp. TH136, one region contains:
- a CDS encoding aldo/keto reductase, whose amino-acid sequence MKHVTLPGGEVVPSMGQGTWKMGERPERRSDEIAALRAGVELGMTLIDTAEMYGDGAAETLISEALGSVRDQLFLVSKAYPQNASRSRLVGACEASLKRLGTDRLDLYLLHWRGSVPLAETVEALEALKSAGKIRHWGVSNLDTDDMEELVAAGGDGCVTDQILYNLVRRGPELDLLPWLAQHKVPVMAYSPVEQGRLTSHPALDKVAAQVGATPAQVALSWTLRHDGLIAIPKASSIAHVRENRAAADIVLSDADLATLDAAFPRPAGRRPLEML is encoded by the coding sequence ATGAAACACGTGACATTGCCCGGCGGGGAAGTGGTTCCTTCAATGGGTCAAGGCACCTGGAAGATGGGCGAACGTCCCGAGCGGCGATCCGATGAGATCGCCGCGCTACGCGCCGGTGTCGAACTGGGCATGACGCTCATCGATACCGCCGAAATGTACGGCGATGGTGCAGCGGAAACGCTGATATCCGAGGCGCTGGGCAGCGTTCGCGACCAGTTGTTCCTCGTCAGCAAGGCATATCCGCAGAATGCATCGCGCTCCCGCCTTGTCGGCGCGTGCGAGGCGAGCCTGAAGCGGCTCGGCACCGACCGGCTCGACCTCTACCTGCTCCACTGGCGGGGATCGGTGCCGCTCGCTGAAACAGTGGAGGCATTGGAGGCACTCAAATCGGCAGGAAAGATCCGACACTGGGGTGTCAGCAATCTCGATACCGACGATATGGAAGAGCTTGTCGCTGCGGGCGGGGATGGCTGCGTGACCGATCAGATCCTCTACAATCTGGTCCGGCGAGGCCCTGAGTTGGACCTGTTGCCGTGGCTCGCACAGCACAAAGTGCCAGTGATGGCGTATAGTCCCGTCGAGCAGGGACGCCTCACAAGCCATCCCGCCCTCGACAAAGTAGCGGCCCAGGTTGGCGCAACCCCTGCGCAGGTGGCACTTTCCTGGACGCTGCGCCACGATGGCCTCATCGCCATCCCGAAAGCGAGTTCGATTGCACATGTGCGGGAGAACCGCGCTGCCGCAGATATCGTGCTCTCCGACGCCGACCTTGCGACACTCGATGCGGCATTTCCCCGGCCAGCGGGCCGTCGCCCACTCGAAATGCTGTAG
- a CDS encoding excinuclease ABC subunit UvrA, with protein MQVRGARQNNLKNIDVDVPRDAFVVFTGISGSGKSSLAFGTLYAEAQRRYLESVAPYARRLIDQAGVPEVDAINGLPPAVALQQQRGSANARSSVGSVTTLSSLVRMLYSRVGEYPRHQPMLYAEDFSPNTVAGACATCHGIGRVYDATEETMVPDDSLTIRDRAIAAWPTAWHGQNLRDILVSLGYDVDTPWRDLPKKDRDWILFTDEAPTVPVYAGLTPEQTRTALKRRMEPSYQGTFTGARRYVLETFANTKSALMKKRVSQYIIGRDCPTCDGKRLKREALSVKFAGLDIAEFGDLTVLKLKDLLMPVAQGAYGAVSAPSKGHVLEKAARDAAVEQRVAAGGSAHKSAPDVRRTPNLSDEKRIAAQRLACELIERLEPLIDLGLGYISLDRSTPTLSSGELQRLRLATQLSSQLFGVVYVLDEPSAGLHPADGEALLTILERLKAAGNSLFVVEHDLDVIRRAEWLVDVGPGAGEKGGEVLYSGPIEGLADVETSITRRYLFAEPFRSERTPRDPKAWLRLEGIRRNNLHGLDVEFPIGCFTAVTGVSGSGKSSLVSQALPELVTEHLGGSPVAEEEDIDPLLDVAQNDTEGRIVAGMEHVRRLVRVDQKPIGRTPRSNLSTYSGMFDHVRRIFADTPLARRRHYSPGRFSFNVAQGRCPVCEGEGYVMVELLFLPSVFAPCSTCHGSRYNPQTLEVEWNGRNIAQVLELTVDDACDFFAGEASVMRSLDVLREIGLGYLRLGQPATELSGGEAQRIKLATELQRAQRGNTIYILDEPTSGLHPSDGDRLMQHLQGLVDAGNTVVVVEHDMRAIAQVDWIIDLGPGAGEDGGRIVASGVPGVVAEAEGSLTARYLKAAL; from the coding sequence GTGCAGGTTCGCGGCGCGCGCCAGAATAACCTCAAAAATATTGACGTCGATGTACCGCGGGACGCTTTCGTGGTGTTCACCGGCATATCGGGCTCGGGCAAGTCATCGCTCGCGTTCGGCACCCTTTATGCCGAAGCCCAGCGGCGTTATCTGGAATCGGTTGCGCCCTATGCCCGTCGCCTGATCGACCAGGCGGGCGTGCCGGAGGTCGACGCGATCAACGGTTTGCCGCCTGCGGTCGCGTTGCAGCAGCAGCGCGGCTCGGCCAACGCGCGATCCTCGGTCGGCAGCGTGACGACGCTCTCCAGCCTGGTGCGGATGCTCTATTCGCGCGTCGGCGAATATCCGCGCCATCAGCCCATGCTCTATGCGGAGGATTTCTCCCCCAACACGGTCGCGGGGGCCTGCGCGACCTGCCACGGCATCGGCCGCGTATATGACGCGACCGAAGAGACGATGGTGCCTGACGACAGCCTCACCATTCGCGATCGGGCGATCGCCGCCTGGCCAACCGCGTGGCATGGCCAGAACCTGCGCGATATCCTCGTTTCGCTCGGCTATGACGTCGATACGCCGTGGCGCGACCTGCCGAAAAAGGATCGCGACTGGATCCTCTTCACTGACGAGGCGCCGACGGTGCCGGTCTATGCGGGCCTGACGCCCGAACAGACCCGGACGGCGCTCAAGCGCCGCATGGAGCCGAGCTATCAGGGCACCTTCACCGGCGCGCGCCGCTATGTGTTGGAAACCTTCGCCAACACTAAAAGCGCGCTGATGAAGAAGCGCGTCTCGCAATATATCATCGGCCGCGATTGCCCGACCTGCGACGGCAAGCGCCTGAAGCGCGAAGCCTTGTCGGTCAAATTCGCCGGCCTCGACATTGCCGAGTTCGGCGACCTGACGGTGCTCAAGCTGAAGGACTTGCTGATGCCCGTCGCGCAAGGCGCGTATGGGGCGGTCTCCGCCCCCTCGAAGGGCCATGTCTTGGAAAAAGCGGCCCGCGATGCAGCGGTCGAACAACGGGTTGCGGCGGGCGGCTCTGCGCACAAGAGCGCGCCCGACGTACGCCGCACGCCCAATCTCTCCGACGAGAAGCGGATCGCCGCCCAACGCCTTGCCTGCGAATTGATCGAGCGGCTAGAGCCGCTGATCGATCTTGGCCTTGGCTACATTTCGCTCGACCGCAGCACGCCGACGCTCTCCTCGGGAGAGCTGCAGCGCTTGCGGCTTGCCACGCAATTGTCGTCACAGCTTTTCGGCGTAGTCTATGTGCTTGACGAGCCTTCGGCAGGGTTGCACCCGGCAGATGGCGAAGCCTTGCTCACCATCCTCGAGCGTCTCAAGGCGGCGGGCAACTCCCTGTTCGTCGTCGAACATGATCTCGACGTGATCCGCCGCGCGGAATGGCTCGTCGATGTCGGGCCAGGAGCCGGGGAAAAGGGCGGTGAAGTCCTCTACAGCGGGCCGATAGAGGGGCTTGCCGACGTCGAGACTTCGATCACCCGCCGCTACCTGTTCGCAGAGCCGTTCCGCAGTGAGCGCACACCGCGCGATCCCAAGGCATGGCTACGCCTGGAAGGGATCAGGCGGAACAATCTTCATGGTCTCGACGTCGAGTTCCCCATCGGCTGCTTCACCGCTGTCACCGGCGTTTCGGGATCGGGCAAATCCAGTCTTGTCAGTCAGGCGCTGCCCGAGCTCGTCACGGAACACCTCGGCGGCTCCCCCGTCGCCGAGGAGGAGGATATCGATCCGCTGCTCGATGTTGCGCAGAACGACACTGAAGGACGCATTGTCGCAGGCATGGAGCATGTTCGCAGGCTGGTGCGGGTCGATCAGAAACCGATCGGCCGCACGCCGCGCTCGAACCTATCCACCTACAGCGGCATGTTCGACCATGTGCGACGGATCTTCGCTGATACGCCGCTCGCTCGCCGGCGGCACTACAGCCCCGGAAGGTTCTCGTTCAACGTCGCGCAAGGCCGCTGCCCTGTGTGCGAGGGCGAGGGATACGTCATGGTGGAGCTGCTGTTCCTGCCGAGCGTTTTTGCCCCGTGCTCGACCTGTCATGGCTCTCGCTACAACCCGCAAACGCTCGAAGTCGAATGGAACGGGCGCAATATCGCCCAGGTGCTCGAACTGACGGTCGACGATGCGTGCGATTTCTTCGCTGGCGAGGCATCCGTGATGCGCTCCCTCGACGTGTTGCGGGAGATAGGTCTTGGCTATCTGAGGCTCGGTCAGCCGGCGACCGAACTGTCTGGCGGGGAGGCGCAGCGCATCAAGCTGGCCACTGAACTGCAACGCGCTCAACGCGGTAACACGATCTACATCCTCGACGAGCCAACTTCGGGGCTTCACCCCTCCGATGGCGACCGGCTGATGCAACACCTGCAGGGCCTCGTAGACGCCGGCAACACCGTCGTAGTCGTCGAACATGACATGCGCGCCATCGCACAGGTGGACTGGATCATCGACCTGGGACCGGGGGCCGGGGAAGATGGTGGGCGTATCGTTGCCAGCGGCGTCCCTGGCGTGGTTGCGGAAGCGGAAGGCAGTCTCACCGCCCGCTATCTCAAGGCGGCGCTGTAA
- a CDS encoding xanthine dehydrogenase family protein subunit M has product MNRFDYARPASVAEAVQAGAGEQVRYLAGGTNLIDLMKENVERPVTVIDINSLPLDAIEELDGGGLRLGALVPNSNTAWDARVEERYPLLSSAILAGASPQLRNAATNGGNLNQRTRCYYFYDVATPCNKREPGSGCGAIGGVNRIHAILGASDQCIATHPSDMCVALAVLDATVQVTGPDGDRAIPIADYHRLPGDEPWRDNTLKPGELVTGIDLPAEDFTQNYTYLKLRDRLSYAFALVSVAVAMRVEGGTIVEARMALGGVAHKPWRSKEAEQQLKGQQPSPQAFRAFADALLAGAVGQGENDFKIPLARKAIVRALKQAAEATPQSQTDKRVA; this is encoded by the coding sequence ATGAACCGCTTCGACTATGCCCGCCCTGCAAGCGTTGCCGAAGCCGTGCAAGCAGGCGCTGGAGAGCAGGTCCGCTATCTGGCGGGCGGCACGAACCTGATCGACCTGATGAAGGAGAACGTCGAGCGCCCCGTGACTGTGATCGACATCAATAGCCTGCCGCTGGACGCAATTGAGGAGCTGGACGGCGGAGGGTTGCGGCTCGGAGCGCTCGTGCCGAACTCCAACACTGCGTGGGACGCGCGGGTCGAGGAGCGGTATCCCTTGCTGTCCTCGGCTATCCTCGCCGGCGCCAGCCCCCAGCTGCGCAATGCCGCGACAAACGGCGGCAACCTCAACCAGCGCACGCGCTGCTATTACTTCTATGACGTCGCCACGCCCTGCAACAAGCGCGAGCCGGGCTCCGGCTGCGGCGCGATCGGCGGGGTCAATCGCATCCACGCCATCCTGGGCGCGAGTGACCAGTGCATCGCCACGCACCCGTCGGACATGTGCGTGGCGCTGGCGGTCCTCGACGCAACCGTCCAGGTCACCGGCCCGGACGGCGACCGAGCGATCCCGATTGCCGATTATCATCGGCTGCCCGGCGACGAACCGTGGCGCGACAATACACTGAAGCCCGGCGAATTGGTGACGGGCATCGACCTGCCGGCCGAGGACTTCACGCAGAACTACACCTATCTGAAGCTGCGCGATCGCCTGTCCTACGCCTTCGCCTTGGTGTCGGTTGCCGTCGCGATGCGGGTCGAAGGCGGCACAATCGTTGAAGCGCGGATGGCGCTCGGCGGCGTCGCGCACAAGCCGTGGCGCAGCAAGGAGGCCGAGCAACAGTTGAAGGGGCAGCAGCCGTCCCCGCAGGCGTTCCGCGCCTTCGCTGACGCCCTCCTCGCGGGTGCCGTCGGACAGGGCGAGAACGACTTCAAGATTCCGCTCGCACGCAAGGCGATCGTTCGTGCGCTGAAGCAGGCCGCAGAGGCCACCCCGCAATCGCAGACCGACAAGCGCGTCGCTTAA
- a CDS encoding TMEM175 family protein, with the protein MATSSLKATERKSDRLEAFMDAVLAIAITLPVTELHAPEPTDGDLAAAYLKLAPEYAAYALSVILIGLYWAHSHFSGKLLEKTDHGYNLLSIGFLAAVSITPFPARPLVEHLGGDAESTTAALWYLGVAAAPATWWFVRWVYATARGLPDPRLTDAYLRRTTLKFAVTAGAYWAGFALAFWNWRAGLIVAGIVTLSYIVPPAKPSYKPGQEPENGGDRL; encoded by the coding sequence ATGGCGACATCCTCTCTCAAAGCAACCGAACGCAAATCGGACCGCCTCGAGGCGTTTATGGACGCGGTGCTGGCAATTGCCATCACCCTCCCGGTGACCGAACTACACGCACCAGAGCCGACTGACGGCGACCTGGCAGCGGCATACCTAAAGCTGGCACCGGAATATGCGGCCTACGCCCTTAGCGTGATCCTGATCGGCCTCTACTGGGCGCACAGCCATTTCAGCGGCAAGCTGCTGGAGAAGACCGATCACGGCTACAACCTACTGAGCATCGGCTTTCTGGCTGCCGTCAGCATCACTCCATTTCCCGCGCGCCCGTTGGTCGAACACCTCGGCGGAGATGCGGAGAGCACCACCGCCGCCCTTTGGTATCTAGGCGTAGCAGCGGCGCCCGCGACGTGGTGGTTCGTGCGTTGGGTCTATGCAACCGCGAGGGGGCTTCCAGACCCGCGCCTGACGGACGCCTACCTCAGGCGGACAACTCTCAAATTCGCCGTCACTGCCGGGGCCTATTGGGCAGGGTTCGCCCTGGCTTTCTGGAATTGGCGTGCTGGACTGATCGTCGCGGGGATCGTTACGTTGAGCTATATCGTTCCGCCAGCAAAGCCCAGCTACAAGCCAGGCCAAGAACCGGAGAATGGCGGAGACCGGCTATAG
- a CDS encoding S-(hydroxymethyl)glutathione dehydrogenase/class III alcohol dehydrogenase, whose translation MKSRAAVAFEAGKPLEIVEIDVAPPRKGEVLIRVTHTGVCHTDAYTLAGSDPEGVFPVVLGHEGAGIVVEVGEGVTSVRPGDHVIPLYTAECGKCDFCVSGKTNLCVAVRETQGKGLMPDGTTRFSYNGQPLYHYMGCSTFSEYTVVAEVSLAKINPEANPELVCLLGCGVTTGIGAVHNTAKVQPGDSVAVFGLGGIGLAAIQGARQAKAGRIIAIDTNPSKFELARQFGATECINPKDHDKPIQQVLIEMTGWGIDHTFECIGNVHVMRAALESAHRGWGQSIVIGVAGAGEEISTRPFQLVTGRVWKGSAFGGVKGRTQLPGMVEDAMRGDIDLAPFVTHTMGLEEINEAFELMHEGKSIRTVIHY comes from the coding sequence ATGAAATCTCGCGCCGCTGTAGCCTTCGAGGCCGGCAAGCCACTCGAAATCGTCGAGATCGATGTCGCCCCGCCCCGGAAAGGCGAAGTGCTCATCCGGGTGACGCACACCGGTGTGTGCCACACCGACGCGTACACACTGGCGGGGAGCGATCCGGAGGGTGTTTTTCCGGTGGTTCTAGGCCACGAGGGCGCGGGCATCGTTGTCGAGGTCGGTGAGGGCGTCACCAGCGTCAGGCCGGGCGATCACGTGATCCCGCTCTACACCGCCGAGTGCGGCAAGTGCGACTTCTGCGTGTCTGGCAAGACTAACCTGTGCGTCGCTGTCCGCGAAACGCAGGGCAAGGGCTTGATGCCCGATGGCACCACCCGCTTTTCGTACAATGGCCAGCCCCTCTATCACTACATGGGCTGTTCAACCTTCAGTGAATATACTGTCGTCGCCGAAGTCTCGCTCGCCAAGATCAATCCCGAGGCTAACCCCGAACTTGTCTGCCTGCTGGGCTGCGGCGTCACGACCGGCATCGGCGCGGTCCACAATACCGCCAAGGTCCAGCCCGGAGACTCGGTCGCCGTGTTCGGCCTCGGCGGCATCGGCCTCGCGGCGATTCAGGGTGCGCGCCAGGCGAAGGCGGGTCGCATCATCGCCATCGACACCAATCCGTCCAAGTTCGAGCTGGCACGCCAGTTCGGTGCGACCGAGTGCATCAACCCCAAGGACCATGACAAGCCCATCCAGCAAGTGCTGATCGAGATGACGGGCTGGGGCATCGATCATACCTTCGAGTGCATCGGCAACGTGCACGTCATGCGCGCCGCGCTTGAATCAGCGCACCGTGGCTGGGGTCAGTCGATCGTGATTGGCGTTGCCGGCGCGGGCGAGGAAATCTCGACCCGCCCATTCCAGCTCGTCACGGGCCGCGTATGGAAGGGGTCCGCTTTCGGTGGCGTCAAGGGACGGACACAGCTCCCCGGCATGGTCGAGGACGCGATGCGAGGCGATATCGATCTGGCCCCGTTCGTTACCCACACGATGGGTTTGGAGGAGATCAACGAGGCCTTCGAACTGATGCACGAAGGCAAGTCGATCCGCACGGTCATTCACTACTGA
- a CDS encoding xanthine dehydrogenase family protein molybdopterin-binding subunit — protein sequence MATAAKIGIGSAINRVDGVEKVTGTARYAAEHPVENLLYGYIVEAAIAKGRIVSIDEEAARAVPGVIEVITHLNRPHVAWTDHSYKDELKIPGSPFRPVYDDRIQFSQQPIALVMAETFEAARYAASLVEVAYEAEAHNTDFEAALGEKYVPKKKRSGYMAPKDRGDAAQAFADAPLKVSGDYRLPPEHHNPMEMFGSTVEWHDDGSITVHDKTQGSQVVQGYIASVFGFSKKKVRVLNPYVGGAFGSGLRPQHQVFLAVLAAKMLERSVRVTMTRNQMFSHAYRPQAIQSIALGAETTGKLTAIRNEATTSTSRYEDNMENVVTWGLMNYDCPNADAEYTVAQIDTATSADMRAPGAATGMTLFEMAIDEMAYVAKVDPLEFRLINYSPIDAMNGTPYTSKALREAFREGAEAFGWSKRSAEPRSMRDGKELVGWGCATGMWDAQFSKTSASAKLTANGHLEVACATSDIGTGSYTVMTLVAADTLGVPPEQITAKLGDSDLPTAPVEGGSWGAASSGAAVQLACQAVGKKLLKAAGKIAGEPLGNAKIDDVLFEDGCLVLKDTPTVRVPFGDAMRAADLTEIEEKATAAPGFGDMWKGLHKSKNTHSAIFAEVKVDEELGVIRVTRIVDAVAAGRIINPKTARSQILGGVVMGIGMALHEETFSDHRLGRWMNHNFGEYHVPVHADIHDIQVIFVDEPDPEVTPLGVKGLGEIGIVGTAAAIANAIYHATGKRVRSLPITIDKILD from the coding sequence ATGGCTACCGCAGCGAAGATCGGGATCGGCAGTGCGATCAACCGCGTCGATGGCGTCGAGAAGGTCACCGGGACGGCGCGCTACGCCGCCGAGCATCCGGTGGAGAACCTGCTGTACGGCTACATCGTCGAGGCCGCGATCGCCAAAGGGCGGATCGTCAGTATCGACGAGGAGGCGGCGCGCGCTGTCCCCGGCGTAATCGAGGTCATCACCCATCTGAACCGGCCACACGTCGCCTGGACCGACCACAGCTACAAGGATGAACTGAAGATTCCCGGCTCGCCGTTCCGGCCAGTTTACGATGACCGCATCCAGTTCAGCCAGCAACCGATCGCGCTGGTGATGGCCGAGACGTTCGAGGCAGCGCGCTACGCCGCCAGCCTGGTCGAGGTCGCCTACGAAGCGGAGGCGCACAATACCGACTTCGAGGCCGCGCTCGGCGAGAAGTATGTGCCGAAGAAAAAGCGCAGCGGCTACATGGCGCCCAAGGACCGCGGGGACGCGGCACAGGCGTTTGCGGACGCCCCGCTCAAGGTGTCTGGCGACTACCGGCTCCCGCCGGAGCACCACAATCCGATGGAGATGTTCGGATCGACCGTCGAGTGGCACGACGACGGCAGCATCACCGTTCATGACAAGACCCAAGGGTCCCAGGTCGTGCAGGGCTACATTGCCAGCGTCTTCGGCTTCTCCAAGAAGAAGGTGCGCGTCCTCAACCCGTATGTCGGCGGCGCCTTCGGCTCGGGCCTGCGGCCGCAGCATCAGGTGTTCCTGGCCGTGCTTGCCGCCAAGATGCTGGAACGCTCGGTGCGGGTCACGATGACACGCAATCAGATGTTCAGCCACGCTTACCGCCCGCAGGCGATCCAGAGCATCGCGCTGGGCGCGGAGACGACCGGCAAGCTCACCGCGATCCGCAACGAGGCGACCACCTCTACCTCGCGCTACGAGGACAATATGGAGAACGTCGTCACTTGGGGGTTGATGAACTACGACTGCCCGAACGCCGACGCGGAATACACCGTCGCCCAGATCGATACGGCGACATCGGCGGACATGCGCGCGCCGGGCGCGGCGACCGGCATGACGCTGTTCGAGATGGCGATCGACGAGATGGCCTATGTCGCCAAGGTCGATCCGCTCGAGTTCCGGCTGATCAACTACTCACCGATCGATGCGATGAATGGCACGCCGTACACCAGCAAGGCGCTGCGCGAGGCGTTCCGCGAGGGCGCCGAGGCATTCGGATGGAGCAAGCGCTCGGCCGAGCCGCGCTCCATGCGCGATGGCAAGGAGCTGGTCGGTTGGGGCTGCGCGACCGGCATGTGGGATGCGCAATTCTCCAAGACGTCCGCCAGCGCCAAGCTGACTGCCAACGGACATCTGGAAGTGGCTTGCGCGACGTCGGACATCGGGACCGGCAGCTACACAGTCATGACCCTGGTCGCCGCCGACACGCTCGGCGTGCCGCCCGAGCAGATCACCGCCAAGCTGGGCGACTCCGATCTGCCGACGGCCCCGGTCGAGGGTGGGTCGTGGGGCGCCGCCTCATCGGGCGCAGCGGTGCAGCTGGCGTGTCAGGCAGTAGGCAAGAAGCTGCTTAAGGCGGCCGGCAAGATCGCTGGTGAACCGCTGGGCAATGCGAAGATAGACGACGTGCTCTTCGAGGACGGCTGCCTGGTGCTGAAGGACACGCCGACCGTTCGGGTGCCGTTCGGCGATGCGATGCGCGCCGCGGACCTGACGGAGATCGAGGAAAAAGCGACCGCTGCGCCCGGATTCGGCGACATGTGGAAGGGTCTGCACAAGTCCAAGAACACACACAGCGCGATATTCGCGGAGGTGAAGGTGGACGAGGAGCTGGGCGTGATCCGCGTCACCCGCATCGTCGATGCGGTCGCCGCCGGCCGCATCATCAATCCGAAAACCGCGCGCAGCCAAATCCTGGGCGGCGTGGTCATGGGCATCGGCATGGCGCTCCACGAGGAGACCTTCTCCGACCACCGGCTGGGACGCTGGATGAACCACAATTTCGGCGAATATCATGTGCCCGTGCACGCCGACATCCACGATATACAAGTGATCTTCGTCGATGAACCCGATCCCGAGGTAACTCCGCTCGGAGTGAAAGGCCTAGGGGAGATCGGTATCGTCGGCACCGCGGCTGCGATCGCCAATGCGATCTATCACGCGACCGGTAAGCGGGTGCGGTCCTTGCCGATCACGATAGACAAAATTCTGGATTGA
- a CDS encoding zinc-dependent alcohol dehydrogenase family protein, which produces MSRIVRIHEYGDASVLRIEDVAVPPPAADEVQIAVKAIGINRAEVMFRNHAYLQEAEFPSRLGYEAAGTVVTVGADVTGFAEGEAVSVIPPLDIARWGTYGEVANVPARLVVKHPAALSFEEAAAVWMQYVTAWGALVEQAKLGEGDFVIVTAASSSVGLAAFQIARMVGATVIATTRTGAKRQALIDAGAHHVVATGEEDLVARVMEITDGQGARVVLDPVAGPSFEPLTESMARGGILLEYGALSGEPTPFPLFSVLGKSLTLKGYLYSEIVSDDAALDRAKAFIVAGLESGALKPRIARTFPLDAIQDAHRFLESNEQIGKVVVTV; this is translated from the coding sequence ATGAGCCGCATCGTCCGTATCCACGAATATGGCGACGCCAGCGTCCTCAGGATTGAAGATGTGGCAGTCCCCCCGCCCGCGGCCGACGAAGTGCAGATCGCGGTGAAGGCGATAGGCATAAACCGCGCCGAGGTGATGTTCCGCAACCATGCCTACCTTCAGGAAGCCGAGTTCCCGAGCCGCCTGGGCTATGAGGCTGCCGGCACTGTCGTTACGGTCGGCGCGGACGTGACCGGGTTTGCGGAAGGCGAAGCCGTCAGCGTCATCCCCCCGCTCGATATCGCGCGCTGGGGCACTTATGGCGAGGTCGCCAACGTGCCCGCCCGCCTCGTCGTCAAGCATCCGGCGGCGCTGTCGTTCGAGGAAGCCGCGGCCGTGTGGATGCAGTATGTCACCGCCTGGGGTGCGCTGGTGGAGCAGGCGAAACTCGGCGAGGGCGATTTCGTCATCGTCACTGCTGCCTCCAGCAGCGTCGGCCTTGCTGCCTTCCAGATTGCGCGGATGGTCGGCGCGACGGTAATCGCGACGACGCGTACCGGCGCCAAACGCCAGGCCCTGATCGATGCCGGTGCACATCATGTCGTCGCGACCGGGGAAGAGGATCTGGTAGCGAGGGTGATGGAGATAACCGATGGTCAGGGTGCGCGCGTGGTGCTCGATCCGGTCGCAGGCCCGTCGTTCGAGCCGCTGACCGAGAGCATGGCACGCGGCGGCATCCTGCTCGAATATGGCGCGCTCAGCGGCGAACCGACGCCGTTCCCGTTGTTCTCCGTGCTGGGCAAGAGCCTCACGCTCAAGGGGTATCTCTACAGCGAGATCGTCTCGGACGATGCCGCCCTCGATCGCGCCAAGGCGTTCATCGTGGCGGGTCTGGAATCGGGCGCTCTCAAGCCGCGGATCGCACGCACTTTCCCGCTCGACGCCATCCAGGACGCGCATCGCTTCCTCGAATCGAACGAACAGATCGGCAAGGTCGTCGTCACGGTCTGA
- a CDS encoding TetR/AcrR family transcriptional regulator — translation MFDTDAALDKAVRLFWQRGYEATSMADLVAETGVAAASLYAAFDNKAGLFAAVIERYAATFSVHLYAPINDPALSTYDAVEGLLERAASSFSEPGTPAGCFMYSAAAAVSPASAAIECLLRDKRIAAEALLIERLQRGAAQGELAASTDPAVLGKFINTIMEGMSVQARDGATLNELLSIAKMALDRWPAPI, via the coding sequence GTGTTCGACACTGACGCTGCGCTCGACAAGGCGGTGCGGCTGTTCTGGCAGCGCGGCTACGAGGCGACATCGATGGCCGATCTAGTGGCGGAGACTGGCGTCGCCGCCGCCAGTCTCTATGCAGCGTTTGACAACAAGGCGGGGCTGTTTGCGGCGGTGATCGAGCGCTACGCCGCGACGTTCAGCGTCCACCTCTATGCACCCATCAACGATCCGGCGTTGTCCACCTACGATGCCGTCGAAGGCCTGCTGGAACGGGCGGCGTCATCATTCTCGGAACCTGGAACGCCGGCCGGCTGCTTCATGTATTCGGCAGCGGCAGCCGTTTCGCCGGCGTCCGCCGCCATCGAATGCCTGCTGCGCGACAAGCGTATCGCGGCGGAGGCCCTCCTGATCGAGCGTCTGCAACGCGGCGCCGCGCAGGGCGAGCTGGCGGCCAGCACCGATCCGGCCGTGCTGGGCAAATTCATCAACACGATCATGGAAGGCATGTCCGTTCAGGCGCGCGATGGCGCTACGCTCAACGAACTGCTCTCCATCGCCAAGATGGCACTCGATCGATGGCCGGCCCCGATATGA
- a CDS encoding 2Fe-2S iron-sulfur cluster-binding protein has translation MPTAVNTATYAAVPIGTVSTTLTINGETRTRAIEPWTTLLDLLREGEDLTGTKKGCDHGQCGACTVLIDGRRINSCLKLAVTLDGAEITTIEGLGQPGDLHPLQSAFCDHDAFQCGYCTPGQICSAQGLINEGKARTRDEVRELMSGNLCRCGAYSNIVDAVLDVIGEKA, from the coding sequence ATGCCGACAGCCGTCAATACCGCCACATACGCTGCCGTGCCGATCGGCACGGTGTCGACCACCCTGACGATCAACGGTGAGACGCGCACCCGCGCGATCGAGCCTTGGACGACGTTGCTCGACCTGCTGCGGGAGGGCGAAGACTTAACCGGCACCAAGAAGGGCTGCGATCATGGCCAGTGCGGCGCGTGCACCGTGCTGATTGACGGGCGCCGCATCAACTCGTGCCTCAAGCTGGCGGTAACGCTGGACGGGGCGGAGATCACGACGATCGAAGGGCTGGGCCAGCCGGGCGATCTTCATCCGCTGCAATCCGCCTTCTGCGACCACGACGCGTTCCAGTGCGGCTATTGCACGCCTGGCCAGATCTGCTCGGCGCAGGGCCTCATCAACGAAGGCAAGGCCAGAACCCGCGACGAGGTCCGCGAGCTGATGAGTGGAAACCTGTGCCGGTGCGGCGCCTATTCGAACATCGTCGATGCGGTGCTCGACGTGATCGGAGAAAAGGCATGA